A region from the Brevibacterium paucivorans genome encodes:
- a CDS encoding RNA polymerase-binding protein RbpA — protein sequence MSERSLRGTQLGSRSLESEVGVEPAPRQHVEYVCEDGHRFTVPFSVDAEVPATWDSGAHGIGVRSGGEEPDEEPEKAARTHWDMLLERRSFEELQVLLDERLAIRRGEATPEI from the coding sequence ATGAGCGAACGTAGCTTGCGCGGTACACAGCTGGGATCTCGATCGTTAGAGTCTGAAGTCGGTGTTGAGCCGGCACCCCGCCAGCACGTCGAGTACGTATGCGAGGACGGGCACAGGTTCACCGTTCCCTTCTCAGTCGATGCTGAAGTACCCGCTACGTGGGACTCAGGCGCTCACGGAATTGGTGTTCGCAGTGGCGGTGAAGAACCAGACGAAGAACCAGAAAAGGCTGCACGTACCCACTGGGACATGCTTCTGGAACGCCGTAGCTTCGAGGAACTGCAGGTTCTTCTGGACGAACGCTTGGCGATTCGTCGCGGTGAGGCTACTCCGGAGATTTAG